In Tsukamurella tyrosinosolvens, the genomic window GGGCGAGGTGACCCTGCTCTACCCGCAGTGGCTGCCGGGGAACCATTCCCCGTCCGGCCCGATCGACAAGATCGCCGGCATCACCTTCTCGGGCGGCGGGAAGAAGCTGGAGTGGAAGCGTGATCCGCTCAACGTCTACGCGCTGAAGGTCACGGTGCCCGACGGCGTCGACACCCTGGACGCGGCGTTCTCGTACCTCACGCCGACGGACAGCGCGCAGGGGCGCGTCGTGATGACGCCGAACATGCTCAACCTGCAGTGGAACGCCGTGCTCCTCTACCCGAAGGGGAAGCCCGCGAGCGAGATTCCGTTCACCGCGAGTGTGACCTATCCGCCGGGATTCCAGGCCGGCACCGCGCTGGACGTCTCCGGCCGGCGCGGGGACACCGTCGACTACCGCACCGTTCCGCTCGACGTCCTCGCCGACTCGCCCGTCTACGCGGGACGCTTCCACAAGGAGATCGACCTCGCCCCCGGCGCCGAGGTCCCGGTGCGCCTGCAGGTGTTCGCCGATGCCCCGGAACAGCTCGAGGCCAAGCCCGAGCACATCGAGCAGCACAGGGCCCTCGTTGCGCAGGCGATCAAGCTGTACGGGTCCCAGCACTACGACCACTACGACTTCCTGCTCTCGCTGTCGGATCAGCTGAGCTCGAACGGGCTGGAACACCAGCGATCCAGCGAGAACGGCCAGCCGACCGACTACTTCACCGCGTGGAATCCCGAGGTCGGGAGCGACGACCTGCTCGGCCACGAGTACACGCACTCGTGGAACGGCAAGTTCCGGCGCCCGGCCGATCTGTGGACGCCGGACTTCAACACCCCGATGCAGGACAGCCTGATGTGGGTCTACGAGGGGCAGACCCAGTACTGGGGCAACGTGCTCACCGGTCGCGCGGGCCTGCGGCCGGCGGAGGTCTCCCGCGACGCGCTGGCGTCCGCGGTCGCCACCTACACCGACGGCAGGCCGGGCCTGAGCTGGCGCAGCCTGCAGGACACCACGAACGACCCGATCATCGCGCAGCGCCGCACCAAGCCGTACCGCTCCTGGCAGCTCAGCGAGGACTACTACCAGGGCGGTCAGCTCGTCTGGCTGGGCGTGGATGCGCGCATCCGGGAGCTGACGGGCAACACCAAGTCGCTCGACGACTTCGCCCGCGCCTTCTTCGGTGTCGACGGGGGAACCTGGAAGACGCAGAACACGTACGACTTCGACAAGGTGGTCGCGACCCTGAACGGCGTCGCCGCCGACGACTGGGCGAAGTACCTCCGCGATCGCCTCGACGGCAGGGAGCCGTTCGCCTCGAGCGTCGAGAAGACCGGGTGGAAGCTGGTGTACGACAACAACCCGGGAGCCTTCCTCACGGAGCAGATGAAGGCGGCGGAGGGCGCCGCCAACTACACCTACTCCATCGGCCTCAACGTGTCCGCGACGGGCAAGGTGACCGACGTCCGCTGGGACGGCCCCGCGTTCAAGGCGAAGGTCGGGACCGGCATGACGGTGCTCTCGGTCAACGACGCGGCCTACTCGCAGGCCACGATGCAGACCGCGATCGAAGCCGCCAGGACGAATCCCGCTCCGATCCGCCTGCAGGTGAAGGACTTCGACCAGACGCGGACCGTCGAGATCGACTACCACGGCGGCCTGCGGTACCCGCACCTGCAGCGCATCGAAGGCACCCCGGACTACCTCAGCCAGATCCTGGCGAGCCGCCCGTAGCCAGGGGCCCGGGGGCCCCGGGGCGGCCTAGGCCTCGCCGCGGCGCAGCAGGCGCCCGTGCGGGGTCTCGAAGTCGACCTTCTCCCCGCGGAGCCACGTGCCGCTGATGACGCCCGCGAGCGCGCGGCCGTCGTACGGCGAGATCGCGTTCTTGTGGTGGAGGTGGTGCACGTCGACGACCTGTGCGGCCTCCGGCTCGAAGATGGCGAAGTCGGCGTCGAAGCCGAGGGCGATCCGGCCCTTGCGGGTCATACCGGCCAGCTTCGCCGGGTTCGCCGACATCCACTCGAGGACCTGCTCGAGGGAGATCCCGCGCTTCTTGGCCTCGGTCCAGATCAGTTGCAGGCCCAGCTGGAGCGACGCGACGCCACCCCAGGCCACGCCGAAATCGCCGTTCTCGACGTCCTTGAGGTCGATCGTCGAGGGGGAGTGGTCGGAGACGATGCAGTCGATCGTGCCGTCCAGCAGCCCTTGCCACAGCAACTCGCGGTTCGACGCCTCGCGGATCGGCGGGCAGCACTTGTAGGCGGTGCCGCCGTTCGGGATCTCCTCGGCGAGCAGAGTCAGGTAGTGCGGGCAGGTCTCGACGGTGAGCTTGACCCCGTCGCGGCGGGCCGTCGCGATCATCGGCAGCGCGTCGGACGACGAGAGGTGCAGGATGTGTGCGCGCGCCCCGGTCCAGCGCGCGCGCTCGATGACGTCGGCGATGGCGACGTTCTCCGCGCCGCGGGGCCGCGAGGCCAGGAACTTCGCGTACTTGTCGCCCTCGGGCTCCGGGGCGTGGTCGATCGCGCGCGAGTCCTCGGCGTGCACGATCATCAGCGAGTCGAACGTGGCCAGCTCGGCCATGTCCTCCTCCATCTCGTCGGCCGTGAGATGCGGGAACTCGTCGACGCCGGAGTGCAGCAGGAAGCACTTGAAGCCGAACACGCCGTCGTCGTGCAGGCCGCGCAGCTCGCCCTTGTTGCCGGGGACGGCGCCGCCCCAGAAGCCCACGTCGATGTGGGCCTTGGGGCCCGCCACCTCGCGCTTGATGCGCAGGGCCTCACGGTCGACGGTGGGCGGGATGGAGTTGAGCGGCATGTCGACGAGCGTCGTGACGCCGCCGGCGGCGGCGGCCTTGGTCGCGGACTCGAAACCCTCCCATTCGGTGCGCCCGGGCTCGTTGACGTGCACGTGGGTGTCCACGAGGCCGGGGATCAGCACCTGGTCGTCCGTCAGCTCGATGACCTCGCGGCCCGCCAGGCCGTTGCCGAGCGGCTCGATGGCGACCACCCGGCCGTCGCGGATCCCGACCTCCCGGGCCACGGTCCCGGCGGTCGTGACGATGCGGCGGCCGCGGACCACCAGGTCGTACTCGGCGGTGTCGGTGCTCATGCGGTGTCTCCTTCGGCTGAAAATTCCGAGTGGCGGAATTTCGTCTCGATCCTGGGGCCACAGTAGGTGTGACCTGCGCCACCCGTCAAGAACGTCGTTTCCGTCGTGTGACGATCATATTCCGAGATGCGACATGGGCCTTGACAGGTGGGCGGGGATAGGTCTTACTTATCGCTACAAGTGGAACAGAATTTCCGCACAACGGAAAAGATTCGAGCGGTCAGCCAGCAGGAACGAAGGCCCAGCATGACAGAAGAACTCACCCCCCGCGTCGCGGCGGAGGCGAATCCGATCCGACTCGGCGACGCGGCCGTCACCGACGTCCCCGACGTGGACGCCCTGAACCGGCTCAGCGCCGGCCTCTACAACCAGGACCTCGCGCCCACGAAGCGGGCCGGCCGGACCTGGGGCGGCTACAACATCTTCACCCTGTGGGCCAACGACGTACACAGCCTCGGGAACTACGCGTTCGCGATCGGCCTGTTCGCGCTCGGCCTCGGCGGCTGGCAGATCCTGCTGGCCCTCGGACTCGGCGGCGTGTTCCTCTTCGTCCTGCTCAACTTCTCCGGCTTCATGGGGGAGAAGACGGGCGTTCCGTTCCCCGTGATGAGCCGTATCTCCTTCGGCATCCGCGGGGCGCAGATCCCCGCGCTGATCCGCGGTGTGGTCGCGATCGCCTGGTTCGGCATCCAGACCTACCTGGCCTCGGTGGTGCTGCGCATCCTCATCATCGCGGTGGCGCCCGGCGCGGCGACGCTCGACGAGAACCGCTTCCTCGGGCTCTCCACCCTCGGCTGGATCTCCTTCCTCGTGCTGTGGGCGATCCAGCTCGTCATCGTCAGCTACGGCATGGAGATGATCCGCAAGTACGAGGCCTTCGCGGGCCCGGTCATCCTCGTCACGATGGCGGCCCTGGCGGTCTGGATGCTCAGCAAGGCCGACTGGTCGATCGCCTGGACCACGCCGGAGTCCAAGACGGGGCTCGACATGTGGCTCCAGATCGTCGGCGGTGCCAGCCTGTGGGTGGCCATCTACGGCACCTTCGTCCTCAACTTCTGCGATTTCACCCGCAACGCGACGTCGAAGAAGTCCATCGTGCGTGGCAACTTCTTCGGCATCCCGCTCAACATGCTCCTCTTCGGCGCCATCGTGATCACCCTGGCGGGCGCGCAGTTCCGGATCAACGGCCAGGTCATCGAGTCGCCCGCCGACATCGTCAAGACGGTGCCGAACACGCTTCTGCTCGTGCTCGCCTGCCTCGCGCTGCTGGTCCTCACCGTCGCCGTGAACCTGATGGCGAACTTCGTGGCGCCGATCTACGCGCTCAACAACCTGTTCCCGAAGCACCTGAACTTCCGCAGCGCCGGACTCATCTCCGGTGTCATCGGGCTCGTCATCCTGCCCTGGAACCTCTACAACTCGCCCGTCGTGATCACCTACTTCCTGGGCGGCCTCGGTGCGCTGCTCGGCCCGCTGTTCGGCATCGTCATGGCCGACTACTGGCTGATCCGCAAGACCAGGGTCAACGTGCCCGATCTGTACTGCGATCTGCCCGACGCCCCGTACTTCTACAAGAGCGGTGTGAACCCGCGCGCCGTCATCGCGCTCGTACCCACCGCCGGTGCGGCGCTGCTCATGGCCTTCGTGCCCGCCTTCCACGTCGTGTCGAACTACTCGTGGTTCATCGGCGCCGGTCTCGGTGCTCTGGTGTACCTCGTGGTGGCCGACCGCAAGGGCCCGTTCGTCGACGTCTCCGGCGAGCCGATCGCCGTCCCCAGCAAGCACTAGGAGTCCGGCATGCGCATTCTCGTCGCCAACGTCAACACCACCGAGTCCATGACGGCCGCGATCGCCGAATCGGCGCGTTCCGCTGCCTCTCCCGGCACCGAGATCGTCGGAATCACCCCGCGGTTCGGCGCGGACTCGTGCGAGGGCAACTTCGAGTCCTACCTCGCGGCGATCGCCGTCATGGATGCGATCACGCGGTACGAGGGCCCCTACGACGCAGTGATCCAGGCCGGCTACGGCGAGCACGGGCGGGAGGGCCTGCAGGAGCTGCTCGAGGTGCCCGTCGTGGACATCACCGAGGCCGCCGCCTCGACCGCGATGTATCTGGGCCACAAGTACTCCGTGGTCACCACGCTCGACCGGACGGTCCCCCTCATCGAGGATCGGCTCAAGCTGGCCGGACTCGACGCCCGCTGCGCCTCGGTGCGCGCGTCCGGCCTCGGCGTCCTGGAGCTCGAGTCCGCGCCCGAGCGGGCCGTCGAGGCCATCGTCGCCCAGGCGCGCGACGCCGTCGAGCGCGACCACGCCGAGGTGATCTGCCTCGGCTGCGGCGGCATGGCGGAGCTGGAGGAGAAGGTCTCCGCGGCGACGGGCGTCCCCATCGTCGACGGTGTCCGGGCCGCCGTGACGATCGCCGAGGGGCTCGTCCGGATGGGGCTGAAGACCTCCAAGGTGCGTACTTACGCCCCGCCGCGACCCAAGGTCGTGACGGGCTGGCCGTTCGAGAACTGAGACGGCCGCACCGATAGTCGGGCAACGAAGGGACGGGCCATGACCACCACTGAGGCGCCGAAGAAGAAGCCCTGGTACAGATCCCTGTTCGTGCAGGTGCTGATCGGCATCGCCGCCGGCATCGCCACGGGCATCTTCTTCCCGGGATTCTCCGATCACCTCGCCCCACTGGGGCAGGGCTTCATCAAGCTCATCAAGATGCTGGTGTCGCCCTTGATCTTCCTCGTGGTGGTGACCGGCATCGCCAAGGTCGGCAGCATGGCGGCGTTGGGCAAGATCGGTGCGAAGGCCCTGCTCTGGTTCACGGTGTGCACCACGTTCGCGCTCGCGCTCGGCCTCGTCGTCGGCAACGTCGTCCGCCCCGGCGCCGGCTTGAACATCGACCCGTCGACCCTCGATGCGAGCGCGCTCGACGAGAAGACCCACGGAGAGCACCTGCCGGGTGGTGTCGACTTCGTCATGAACATCATCCCGACGTCGGTCGTCGACGCCTTCGCCAAGAACAACCTGCTGCAGGTGCTGCTCTTCGCCGTGCTCTTCGGTGTCGCACTCGCGGCGATCAGTGAGAAGGTCCAGCCCGTCCTGCTCGAGGTCATCGACCAGGCGATGCACGTGATCTTCCGGATCGTCAGCTACATCATGTATCTGGCGCCGATCGGCGCGTTCGGAGCGATGGCGTTCACGGTGGGCAACTACGGTGCCGACTCGCTCAAGTCCTTCGGGATGCTGGTGCTCGCGTGCTACGGCGCGGCGGTCGTGTTCATCCTCATCCTCGCGGTCGCGGTGCGCCTCATCACGGGCGTGAGCACGTGGAAGTTCCTCAAGTACTGCCGCGAGGAGTTCATGCTCGCACTGGGTACGGGCTCATCCGAGGCCGTGATGCCCTCGGTCATCAAGAAGCTCGACGCCGCCGGGTGCGATCGCTCCGTCGTGGGCCTCGTCATCCCGACCGGCTACTCGTTCAACCTCGACGGTGCCGCGATCTACCTGTCGCTCTCGATGATGTTCCTCGCGCAGGCCGTCGGCGTGGACCTCAGTGTGGGTCAGCAGATCACGATCATGGGCATCCTGATCCTCAGTTCCAAGGGCATGGCCGGCGTCCCCGGCTCCGCGTTCGTCGCGCTGTCCGCCACGGCCGCCGCGGTGGGTGCCTTCCCCGTCGCCGCGGTCGCGCTGCTGCTCGGCGCGGACCGGCTCATGGATTCCATGCGCGTCGCGACCAACCTCCTCGGCAACTGCCTCGCCACCTTCGTCATCGCCCGGTGGGAGGGCCTGCTCGACACGGAGAAGATGAAGGCGGTCCTGGAGGGCACGCTCGTCGTCGACGATCCCGACGACGTGCGCGCGCACCCGGGCCACGGCGCGGCCGCGTTCCCGCCCCCGCCGATGCCGTGTCGCCGGTCGCGGCCGGCGACGGGACGGCCACCGATGCCGAAGGAGCGAAGCATGTCTGACGCCACCGCGCCGTCCGGCGCCGACGCCACGGTCGCGATCCTCGGGAGTTGGGGCTACTACGGCCTCCTCGACGACGCCCGCTCCTACCCCGTGGACACGCCGTACGGCGCACCGTCGGACGATGTCGTGATCGGGACCGCGCACGGACGCCGGGTCGCCTACCTGACCCGGTCCGGCCGCGAGCGGAACATCCCGCCGCACCGGATCAATCACCGTGCCAACGTCTGGGCGCTGCACCACCTCGGGGTGCGGCACATCCTCGCGGCCACGCCCGCCGGAGCCTTCGATCCCGCGGTGGGCGTCGGCACCGTCGTGGTCCCGGACCAGCTCGTCGACCGCACCGGGCGCACCGACGACACCTTCCACGACGACGAGGACGTCCGCGTCTCGTTCGCGCAGCCCTTCTCCGACCCGACCCGTGCCGCCGCGATCGCCGCGCTGCGCGACCAGCGCTGGGTGGTCGCGGACGG contains:
- a CDS encoding M61 family metallopeptidase gives rise to the protein MSAVSIVIVLLAGLLACGSPDRAGEGAGEQKPIAVSVDVTNLPQRIIGVKQSIPVSAGEVTLLYPQWLPGNHSPSGPIDKIAGITFSGGGKKLEWKRDPLNVYALKVTVPDGVDTLDAAFSYLTPTDSAQGRVVMTPNMLNLQWNAVLLYPKGKPASEIPFTASVTYPPGFQAGTALDVSGRRGDTVDYRTVPLDVLADSPVYAGRFHKEIDLAPGAEVPVRLQVFADAPEQLEAKPEHIEQHRALVAQAIKLYGSQHYDHYDFLLSLSDQLSSNGLEHQRSSENGQPTDYFTAWNPEVGSDDLLGHEYTHSWNGKFRRPADLWTPDFNTPMQDSLMWVYEGQTQYWGNVLTGRAGLRPAEVSRDALASAVATYTDGRPGLSWRSLQDTTNDPIIAQRRTKPYRSWQLSEDYYQGGQLVWLGVDARIRELTGNTKSLDDFARAFFGVDGGTWKTQNTYDFDKVVATLNGVAADDWAKYLRDRLDGREPFASSVEKTGWKLVYDNNPGAFLTEQMKAAEGAANYTYSIGLNVSATGKVTDVRWDGPAFKAKVGTGMTVLSVNDAAYSQATMQTAIEAARTNPAPIRLQVKDFDQTRTVEIDYHGGLRYPHLQRIEGTPDYLSQILASRP
- the allB gene encoding allantoinase AllB; the encoded protein is MSTDTAEYDLVVRGRRIVTTAGTVAREVGIRDGRVVAIEPLGNGLAGREVIELTDDQVLIPGLVDTHVHVNEPGRTEWEGFESATKAAAAGGVTTLVDMPLNSIPPTVDREALRIKREVAGPKAHIDVGFWGGAVPGNKGELRGLHDDGVFGFKCFLLHSGVDEFPHLTADEMEEDMAELATFDSLMIVHAEDSRAIDHAPEPEGDKYAKFLASRPRGAENVAIADVIERARWTGARAHILHLSSSDALPMIATARRDGVKLTVETCPHYLTLLAEEIPNGGTAYKCCPPIREASNRELLWQGLLDGTIDCIVSDHSPSTIDLKDVENGDFGVAWGGVASLQLGLQLIWTEAKKRGISLEQVLEWMSANPAKLAGMTRKGRIALGFDADFAIFEPEAAQVVDVHHLHHKNAISPYDGRALAGVISGTWLRGEKVDFETPHGRLLRRGEA
- a CDS encoding NCS1 family nucleobase:cation symporter-1, translated to MTEELTPRVAAEANPIRLGDAAVTDVPDVDALNRLSAGLYNQDLAPTKRAGRTWGGYNIFTLWANDVHSLGNYAFAIGLFALGLGGWQILLALGLGGVFLFVLLNFSGFMGEKTGVPFPVMSRISFGIRGAQIPALIRGVVAIAWFGIQTYLASVVLRILIIAVAPGAATLDENRFLGLSTLGWISFLVLWAIQLVIVSYGMEMIRKYEAFAGPVILVTMAALAVWMLSKADWSIAWTTPESKTGLDMWLQIVGGASLWVAIYGTFVLNFCDFTRNATSKKSIVRGNFFGIPLNMLLFGAIVITLAGAQFRINGQVIESPADIVKTVPNTLLLVLACLALLVLTVAVNLMANFVAPIYALNNLFPKHLNFRSAGLISGVIGLVILPWNLYNSPVVITYFLGGLGALLGPLFGIVMADYWLIRKTRVNVPDLYCDLPDAPYFYKSGVNPRAVIALVPTAGAALLMAFVPAFHVVSNYSWFIGAGLGALVYLVVADRKGPFVDVSGEPIAVPSKH
- a CDS encoding aspartate/glutamate racemase family protein, with the translated sequence MRILVANVNTTESMTAAIAESARSAASPGTEIVGITPRFGADSCEGNFESYLAAIAVMDAITRYEGPYDAVIQAGYGEHGREGLQELLEVPVVDITEAAASTAMYLGHKYSVVTTLDRTVPLIEDRLKLAGLDARCASVRASGLGVLELESAPERAVEAIVAQARDAVERDHAEVICLGCGGMAELEEKVSAATGVPIVDGVRAAVTIAEGLVRMGLKTSKVRTYAPPRPKVVTGWPFEN
- a CDS encoding MTAP family purine nucleoside phosphorylase → MSDATAPSGADATVAILGSWGYYGLLDDARSYPVDTPYGAPSDDVVIGTAHGRRVAYLTRSGRERNIPPHRINHRANVWALHHLGVRHILAATPAGAFDPAVGVGTVVVPDQLVDRTGRTDDTFHDDEDVRVSFAQPFSDPTRAAAIAALRDQRWVVADGGVVVAIRGPRFSTAAESRWYAAQGWDVVSTTPYPEAALARELGMGYACVALVTDHDVIAETPWPVSQERVQEELDANTLRLREALVRAAATLS